In Vulgatibacter sp., a single genomic region encodes these proteins:
- a CDS encoding polysaccharide pyruvyl transferase family protein, whose amino-acid sequence MNVAVINTVCLNTGDAAIAEALQASVREALGPCDFTVFDSNPEASARLYPGWRFRQSLTPLLQPRLPIRLPKGEAIARRLPPLRLRAAAALEAAGRGALAAPVLRAAEQEALRTWAASDLVVAHGGTYLVEHYELHARILEFELILALGKPLVLFTQSLGPFRKRLYRRRLRRIFERAALVLLRDERSLGHLRDLGVRSDRLHVVPDAVFALADDERLRAAEAAQLPAGERLRVAISVRDWPYIGEAMERYEAGIGALATHVVDRLGGEVIFVSTCQGVADYWTDDSRTAVRIAERLPAHVRASVEVDRGFHDRRALGALFASCDLVVATRMHAAILALCAGVPVLPIAYEFKTEEVFRSLGMGAFVTRIDEVQGGVLVERFDALREALPRLRGPFFREVLATAARARGTAARIRAAVEGAPR is encoded by the coding sequence ATGAACGTCGCGGTCATCAACACCGTCTGCCTCAACACCGGCGACGCTGCCATCGCCGAGGCGCTGCAGGCCAGCGTGCGCGAGGCCCTGGGCCCCTGCGACTTCACCGTCTTCGACAGCAACCCGGAGGCATCGGCCCGCCTCTATCCGGGCTGGCGCTTCCGGCAATCGCTGACGCCCCTGCTGCAGCCGCGCCTCCCGATCCGCCTGCCGAAGGGCGAGGCGATCGCGCGCCGGCTGCCGCCGTTGCGCCTGCGGGCAGCGGCTGCGCTGGAGGCGGCGGGGCGCGGCGCGCTGGCTGCGCCGGTGCTGCGCGCTGCCGAACAAGAGGCGCTGCGCACCTGGGCCGCGTCGGATCTCGTCGTCGCCCACGGGGGCACCTATCTCGTCGAGCATTACGAGCTGCACGCGCGCATCCTCGAATTCGAGCTGATCCTCGCCCTCGGCAAGCCCCTCGTCCTCTTCACCCAATCGCTGGGGCCCTTCCGCAAGCGGCTCTACCGGCGGCGGCTGCGGCGGATCTTCGAACGGGCGGCGCTGGTGCTGCTCCGCGACGAACGCTCGCTCGGGCACCTGCGTGATCTCGGCGTCCGCTCCGATCGGCTGCACGTGGTTCCCGACGCGGTCTTCGCCCTCGCCGACGACGAGCGCCTCCGTGCGGCGGAGGCGGCGCAGCTGCCAGCGGGCGAGCGGCTCCGGGTGGCGATCTCCGTCCGCGACTGGCCCTACATCGGTGAGGCGATGGAACGCTACGAAGCGGGCATCGGCGCCCTCGCCACGCACGTGGTGGACCGCCTCGGCGGCGAGGTGATCTTCGTCTCCACCTGCCAGGGCGTCGCCGACTACTGGACCGACGACTCGCGCACCGCCGTGCGCATCGCCGAGCGTCTGCCCGCCCACGTGCGCGCTTCGGTGGAGGTGGACCGGGGCTTCCACGATCGCCGGGCCCTCGGCGCGCTCTTCGCCTCCTGCGATCTGGTGGTGGCCACCCGCATGCACGCCGCCATCCTCGCCCTCTGCGCCGGGGTGCCGGTGCTGCCCATCGCCTACGAATTCAAGACCGAGGAGGTCTTCCGCTCGTTGGGCATGGGCGCCTTCGTGACCCGCATCGACGAGGTGCAGGGCGGGGTGCTGGTCGAGCGCTTCGACGCGCTGCGCGAGGCGCTGCCCCGGCTGCGCGGCCCGTTCTTCCGCGAGGTGCTCGCCACCGCGGCGCGTGCCCGCGGCACCGCTGCCCGGATCCGCGCCGCGGTCGAGGGGGCGCCGCGATGA
- a CDS encoding sugar transferase yields MNRAARAVGATAAITDLFLLLAAYFGAYELRYQMGWFPGVYNWDRYLVLPLVAIPTWLLVGQLAGLYTGRPRSLRRELASITWAALAGGLVLAALAFLLKQQHQSRPLVVLYMALAWGQACGVRMLVRLLAMGRPDETCHVIVVGSGDAAEEICAKLRARRNVAVVGVITEAPGGAVPSGVRRLGTVEESETILRHEVVDEVIFAVPRSHLAEVEHAFAVAEDLGLDAKLCLTFLPHRMAKLDFDELDGTPLLSFWTAPAHPVQLALKRAFDLLVSGAALLLCAPLFLGIALAIKLDSQGPVFFGQVRSGLNGRAFKLWKFRSMVVNAEQRLSDLQAQNEMDGPVFKLRRDPRVTAVGAFLRRTSLDELPQFWNVLVGEMSVVGPRPPLPHEVKHYQRWQRRRLSVKPGITCIWQVSGRNEIDFETWMKLDLAYIDQWSLWLDLKIFFRTIPAVLLGRGAR; encoded by the coding sequence GTGAACAGAGCTGCACGTGCGGTGGGCGCCACCGCAGCGATCACCGACCTTTTCCTGCTGCTCGCCGCCTATTTCGGCGCCTACGAGCTGCGCTACCAAATGGGCTGGTTCCCGGGGGTCTACAACTGGGACCGCTACCTTGTCCTGCCGCTGGTGGCGATCCCCACCTGGCTCCTCGTCGGCCAGCTCGCCGGGCTCTACACCGGCAGGCCCCGCAGCCTGCGGCGGGAGCTCGCCTCGATCACCTGGGCGGCGCTCGCAGGGGGCCTGGTCCTCGCCGCGCTCGCCTTCCTCCTCAAGCAGCAGCACCAGAGTCGGCCCCTGGTGGTGCTCTACATGGCGCTGGCCTGGGGGCAGGCCTGCGGCGTGCGCATGCTGGTGCGCCTCCTCGCCATGGGCAGGCCCGACGAGACCTGCCACGTGATCGTGGTGGGCAGCGGCGACGCGGCGGAGGAGATCTGCGCCAAGCTCCGGGCCCGCAGGAACGTGGCCGTGGTCGGCGTGATCACCGAAGCGCCCGGCGGCGCCGTCCCCAGCGGCGTGCGGCGGCTCGGCACCGTGGAGGAGAGCGAGACGATCCTCCGCCACGAGGTGGTGGACGAGGTGATCTTCGCAGTGCCGCGCAGCCACCTCGCGGAAGTCGAGCACGCCTTCGCGGTAGCGGAGGATCTCGGCCTCGACGCCAAGCTCTGCCTCACCTTCCTGCCCCACCGGATGGCCAAGCTCGACTTCGACGAGCTCGACGGCACGCCGCTCCTCTCCTTCTGGACGGCGCCCGCCCATCCGGTGCAGCTCGCGTTGAAGCGCGCCTTCGATCTACTGGTGAGCGGCGCCGCGCTCCTCCTCTGCGCGCCGCTCTTTCTCGGCATCGCGCTGGCGATCAAGCTCGACTCGCAGGGGCCGGTCTTCTTCGGCCAGGTGCGCAGCGGCTTGAACGGCAGGGCGTTCAAGCTCTGGAAGTTCCGCTCCATGGTGGTGAACGCGGAACAGCGCCTCTCGGATCTGCAGGCGCAGAACGAGATGGACGGGCCGGTCTTCAAGCTGCGGCGCGATCCTCGTGTCACCGCCGTCGGCGCCTTTCTCCGCCGCACTTCCCTCGACGAGCTGCCGCAGTTCTGGAACGTGCTCGTCGGCGAGATGAGCGTGGTGGGGCCGAGGCCGCCGCTGCCCCACGAGGTGAAGCACTACCAGCGCTGGCAGCGCCGCCGCCTCTCGGTGAAGCCGGGCATCACCTGCATCTGGCAGGTGAGCGGTCGCAACGAGATCGACTTCGAAACCTGGATGAAGCTCGACCTCGCCTACATCGACCAGTGGTCCCTCTGGCTCGACCTCAAGATCTTCTTCCGGACGATCCCCGCCGTCCTCCTCGGCCGCGGCGCGCGCTGA
- a CDS encoding class I SAM-dependent methyltransferase — MVAVPNELAGQQARDVDAFLNPRATPSTLDNFLVRRALLGAIDRHLPLLHGTLLDVGCGQMPYRKRILAAGRVERYVGLDLPASGYGEPDLTWDGETIPLGDASVDAVLATELLEHCPRPHAVLAEIHRVLRPGGALLFTVPFLWPLHCVPHDEHRFTPFALRRLLGEAGFGGERIEALGGWDAALAQLLGLWVRRRPMPRPLRGLLSIAAWPVVAGLGALDRPPAAFRESTMLLGLCGTARKQPPGDVVEGGGDDARGGRA, encoded by the coding sequence ATGGTCGCCGTTCCGAACGAGCTCGCCGGACAGCAGGCCCGCGACGTGGATGCGTTCCTCAATCCGCGGGCCACGCCGTCGACGCTCGACAACTTCCTGGTGCGCCGCGCGCTCCTCGGCGCCATCGATCGGCACCTGCCCCTCCTCCACGGGACGCTCCTCGACGTGGGCTGCGGGCAGATGCCCTACCGCAAGCGGATCCTCGCCGCCGGCAGGGTGGAGCGCTACGTCGGCCTCGATCTCCCGGCCAGCGGTTACGGCGAGCCCGACCTCACCTGGGATGGCGAGACCATCCCCCTCGGCGACGCGTCGGTGGACGCGGTGCTGGCCACCGAGCTCCTCGAGCATTGCCCCAGGCCGCACGCCGTCCTCGCCGAGATCCACCGGGTGCTCCGCCCGGGGGGAGCGCTCCTCTTCACCGTGCCCTTCCTCTGGCCGCTCCACTGCGTGCCCCACGACGAGCACCGCTTCACGCCCTTCGCCCTGCGGCGTCTCCTGGGCGAAGCGGGCTTCGGCGGGGAGCGGATCGAAGCCCTCGGCGGCTGGGACGCTGCGCTGGCGCAGCTCCTCGGTCTCTGGGTCCGCCGCCGCCCCATGCCCCGGCCGCTGCGGGGGCTGCTCTCCATCGCCGCCTGGCCCGTGGTTGCTGGGCTGGGCGCCCTCGATCGGCCACCGGCGGCGTTCCGGGAGAGCACCATGCTCCTCGGCCTCTGCGGAACCGCCCGGAAGCAGCCACCGGGGGATGTGGTAGAAGGCGGTGGGGACGACGCTCGAGGGGGCAGAGCGTGA
- a CDS encoding glycosyltransferase — MRVLFASDAAGFGGAEILAAQLAAALRGQGIDATFVAAQPDPRLRAHLGAVPLHEAPLRHKGSYRLRSLGAALDRSRVDAVARALERHRPDVVVINQPDPEDGLVLAAAGARCASTVGLLHLPQPLATLGVERLRTLRRLVARRSLRGLDRVVAVSAASAAEARAAWGVEATACPNGIPLPAPLREGERTEARRALGLGADERVIGALGRLDRQKGFADLLEAAAHLPPEVRVVIGGEGPSRAELEALRAARRLEGRVLLPGWMESRSLLAAADLLAMPSRFEGLPLALLEAGALGLDVVATPVGGIAEVLEASALVPVGDPAALARALAAALEGDGMRARRLEARVRSDHSIEAMAARFIALLRRSEN; from the coding sequence GTGAGAGTCCTTTTCGCCAGCGATGCCGCCGGTTTCGGCGGCGCAGAGATCCTCGCCGCCCAGCTCGCCGCAGCGCTGCGCGGGCAGGGCATCGACGCGACGTTCGTTGCCGCGCAGCCCGACCCCCGCCTCCGCGCCCACCTCGGTGCCGTGCCGCTCCACGAGGCGCCGCTCCGCCACAAGGGCAGCTACCGCCTCCGTTCCCTCGGCGCCGCCCTCGACCGGTCGCGGGTCGATGCGGTGGCCCGCGCCCTCGAGCGGCACCGCCCCGACGTGGTGGTGATCAACCAGCCCGATCCGGAGGACGGGCTCGTCCTCGCCGCCGCCGGCGCCCGCTGCGCCAGCACGGTGGGGCTCCTCCATCTGCCACAGCCGCTGGCCACCCTCGGCGTCGAGCGGCTGCGGACGTTGCGGAGGCTGGTGGCGCGGCGGAGCCTCCGCGGGCTCGACCGCGTCGTCGCCGTCTCGGCGGCATCCGCTGCCGAGGCCCGGGCGGCCTGGGGCGTCGAGGCGACTGCGTGCCCGAACGGCATCCCCTTGCCTGCGCCCCTCCGCGAGGGCGAGCGGACGGAGGCGCGGCGCGCCCTCGGCCTCGGTGCGGACGAGCGGGTGATCGGGGCGCTGGGCCGTCTCGATCGCCAGAAGGGCTTCGCCGATCTGCTCGAGGCGGCGGCGCACCTCCCGCCGGAGGTCCGGGTGGTGATCGGCGGCGAGGGGCCGAGCCGCGCCGAGCTGGAGGCGCTCCGTGCTGCACGGCGCCTCGAGGGCAGGGTGCTGCTCCCCGGGTGGATGGAGAGCCGCTCGCTCCTCGCGGCGGCGGACCTCCTGGCGATGCCCTCGCGCTTCGAGGGCCTGCCCCTGGCGCTCCTCGAGGCAGGGGCCCTGGGGCTCGACGTGGTCGCCACGCCGGTGGGCGGCATCGCCGAGGTGCTGGAGGCCTCGGCTCTCGTCCCGGTCGGCGATCCGGCGGCGCTCGCCCGTGCCCTCGCCGCTGCCCTCGAGGGCGACGGGATGCGGGCCCGCCGCCTCGAGGCGCGGGTCCGCAGCGATCATTCCATCGAGGCGATGGCGGCGCGCTTCATCGCGCTGCTTCGCAGGAGCGAGAATTGA
- a CDS encoding DUF1015 domain-containing protein: MPVIRPFRGIHYDFARHADLTPLLSPPYDAVDEARRAALEAQSPWNAVHLEAEGQRPGDGGAENRFSRSARYLEEWRAQGVLVRDDRPAIYALEQRFEEGGEQRVRHGFLASLELQELGFGVLPHEQTLPAPGEDRFRLYRAARANTSPIFCLYADDEGESEVILQQARSGRPNATGTLGGVENRLWRMEQPEVARGLTRLLAHRRAFIADGHHRYEMALAHARACEAEGAPASGAHRTILACFCPMSDTGLVIRPVHRLVTGLSVEIGRLLLLLDEHFDVEELVEDVRKPAGLAWAQRRLAEAGRSGHALLLLAGADRKARLLRLKEGVDLSHVTALPRNPTLRTLDVALLQGLVLRHTLGLREEAAGWGEHLAYVRDEAELVTRAFAGADALGFLVNPTPMWQVRAVAEAGERMPARTTFFHPKVPAGLVFHSIDPHDPA; this comes from the coding sequence ATGCCGGTCATCCGGCCCTTTCGCGGCATCCACTACGACTTCGCCCGGCACGCCGACCTGACGCCGCTGCTCTCGCCTCCCTACGACGCGGTGGACGAGGCGCGCCGAGCCGCGCTCGAGGCGCAGAGCCCCTGGAACGCCGTCCACCTCGAGGCGGAAGGGCAGCGGCCGGGCGACGGCGGCGCCGAGAACCGCTTCAGCCGCAGTGCCCGCTACCTCGAGGAGTGGCGCGCGCAGGGTGTCCTCGTCCGCGACGACAGGCCGGCGATCTACGCCCTCGAGCAGCGCTTCGAAGAAGGGGGCGAGCAGCGCGTCCGCCACGGCTTCCTCGCCAGCCTGGAGCTGCAGGAGCTGGGCTTCGGCGTGCTGCCCCACGAGCAGACGCTGCCGGCGCCGGGGGAGGATCGCTTCCGCCTCTACCGCGCCGCGCGCGCCAATACCTCGCCGATCTTCTGCCTCTACGCCGACGACGAGGGCGAGAGCGAGGTGATCCTGCAGCAGGCGCGCTCGGGCAGGCCCAACGCCACCGGGACGCTGGGCGGGGTGGAGAACCGGCTCTGGCGGATGGAGCAACCCGAGGTCGCCCGCGGCCTCACGCGGCTCCTCGCCCACCGGCGCGCCTTCATCGCCGACGGCCACCACCGCTACGAGATGGCGCTGGCCCATGCCCGGGCCTGCGAGGCGGAAGGCGCCCCGGCGAGCGGCGCCCACCGCACCATCCTCGCCTGCTTCTGCCCGATGAGCGATACGGGGCTGGTGATCCGGCCGGTGCACCGGCTGGTCACCGGCCTCTCCGTCGAGATCGGCCGGCTGTTGCTCCTCCTCGACGAACACTTCGACGTGGAGGAGCTGGTGGAGGACGTGCGCAAGCCTGCGGGGCTCGCGTGGGCGCAGCGCCGCCTCGCCGAGGCGGGCCGAAGTGGGCACGCGCTGCTGCTCCTCGCCGGCGCCGACCGCAAGGCGCGGCTCCTCCGGCTCAAGGAGGGCGTCGACCTCTCCCACGTGACGGCGCTCCCCCGGAACCCGACGCTGCGCACCCTCGACGTGGCGCTGCTGCAGGGCCTGGTGCTGCGCCACACCCTCGGCCTGCGCGAGGAGGCGGCGGGGTGGGGCGAGCATCTCGCCTACGTTCGCGACGAGGCGGAGCTGGTCACGCGCGCCTTTGCGGGCGCCGACGCGCTGGGCTTTCTCGTGAACCCCACGCCGATGTGGCAGGTGCGCGCGGTCGCCGAGGCGGGGGAGCGGATGCCGGCCCGGACCACCTTCTTCCATCCGAAGGTTCCCGCGGGCCTGGTCTTCCATTCGATCGATCCGCACGACCCCGCTTGA
- a CDS encoding glycosyltransferase — protein sequence MKIAYFVGAFPSVSETFVLDQITGLLARGHEVEVYGDAPSPGAVDHPEVEAWDLLSRTRHRPAVPRSLPARLAGALPLLLRGGAVARATLQRRFGREGASLRLLYASAPCTGARYDAIHAHFGPNGLLAARLRLAGAIRGPLVTTFHGYDLTSWQGAYADLIEEGDLFLPISDRWRERLVALGFDPRRIAVHRMGVDTAALPFLPRRAPATGPVRLVSVARLVEKKGIAYAIDAVAQLRAAGHGVDYTVVGDGPLRAELEARIAHHGGGDAVRITGWRDRGEVAAILRDAHVLVAPSVTSADGDQEGIPVALMEAMACGLPIAATRHSGIPELVEEGVSGLLVPERDATALAEALRRLIAQPDRWEAMGRAGRARVDAEFDIHRLNDRLVELLSRAGGA from the coding sequence ATGAAGATCGCCTACTTCGTCGGCGCCTTCCCGAGCGTCTCCGAGACCTTCGTCCTCGATCAGATCACCGGCCTCCTGGCCCGGGGCCACGAGGTGGAGGTCTACGGCGACGCGCCGTCGCCGGGGGCGGTGGATCACCCCGAGGTCGAGGCCTGGGACCTTCTCTCGCGCACCCGGCACCGGCCGGCGGTGCCGCGATCGCTTCCCGCGCGGCTCGCCGGCGCCCTGCCGCTGCTCCTGCGCGGCGGCGCGGTGGCCCGCGCCACCCTGCAGCGCCGCTTCGGCCGCGAGGGCGCCAGCCTGCGCCTGCTCTACGCCAGCGCCCCCTGCACCGGCGCGCGCTACGACGCGATCCACGCCCACTTCGGCCCCAACGGCCTCCTCGCCGCCAGGCTCCGCCTCGCCGGCGCGATCCGGGGGCCGCTGGTCACCACCTTCCACGGCTACGACCTCACCTCGTGGCAGGGCGCCTACGCCGATCTGATCGAGGAGGGGGACCTCTTCCTGCCGATAAGCGACCGCTGGCGCGAGCGCCTCGTCGCCCTCGGTTTCGACCCGCGGAGGATCGCGGTCCACCGGATGGGCGTGGACACGGCGGCGCTTCCCTTCCTCCCGCGCAGGGCCCCGGCAACGGGGCCTGTGCGCCTGGTGAGCGTGGCCCGGCTGGTGGAGAAGAAGGGGATCGCCTACGCCATCGACGCAGTAGCACAGCTCCGCGCGGCAGGGCACGGGGTCGACTACACCGTGGTCGGCGACGGCCCGCTCCGGGCGGAGCTCGAGGCGCGCATCGCCCACCACGGCGGGGGCGACGCGGTGCGGATCACCGGCTGGCGCGACCGAGGCGAGGTGGCGGCGATCCTCCGCGACGCCCACGTGCTCGTGGCGCCGAGCGTCACCTCCGCCGACGGCGATCAGGAGGGGATCCCGGTGGCGCTGATGGAGGCGATGGCCTGCGGTCTGCCCATCGCTGCCACCCGGCACAGCGGGATCCCCGAGCTGGTGGAGGAGGGGGTCTCGGGGCTGCTGGTCCCCGAGCGCGACGCGACGGCCCTGGCCGAGGCGCTGCGCCGGCTGATCGCGCAGCCCGATCGCTGGGAGGCCATGGGCCGCGCGGGCCGCGCCAGGGTCGACGCCGAATTCGACATCCACCGCCTCAACGATCGGCTGGTGGAGCTGCTCTCGAGAGCAGGGGGAGCGTAG
- a CDS encoding glycosyltransferase, which produces MKRRVLFLTTELPWPVDGGGKLRTFETLACLSRFAEVEVLSVVEEGPIEAQRSALAAALPGITVLPPVRHPVRIRRKPLALARTALAQLLHAEPYLVAKFRNRSYLAAAEERARLYAPDVIWCDHLNVFPAAARASAASRGARVILDEHNVESDLFARAAGASSLLARAARLEGRRAAGYEARALRAATRTIAISPEDAVRLSALGGGDRVITCLPSVGDLGQQPPTPPAAGERVVFLGTLSWPPNAEAARFLGVEILPRLRHLVPGAVVVIGGRGLAPALERELRGAGVELAGYVADPTHFLRSGAVAAVPLRSGSGIAMKLLDSLRAGVPTVSTTSGARGLAVADGKELLLADDADGFAAAIARLLRDEALRARLVAGAHDYLLRHHSRQALAASYAEVIEGALDWPAAKGSARSAVGP; this is translated from the coding sequence TTGAAGCGTCGCGTCCTCTTCCTCACCACCGAGCTCCCCTGGCCCGTGGACGGCGGCGGCAAGCTGCGCACCTTCGAGACCCTGGCCTGCCTCTCGCGCTTCGCCGAGGTGGAGGTCCTCTCGGTGGTGGAGGAAGGGCCGATCGAGGCGCAGCGGAGCGCGCTCGCCGCGGCGCTCCCCGGGATCACCGTGCTCCCGCCCGTGCGCCATCCGGTGCGGATCCGCAGGAAGCCCCTGGCCCTGGCACGGACGGCGCTCGCGCAGCTCCTCCACGCCGAGCCCTATCTCGTCGCCAAATTCCGCAACCGCTCCTATCTGGCAGCGGCGGAGGAGCGGGCCCGGCTCTACGCTCCCGACGTGATCTGGTGCGACCACCTGAACGTCTTTCCCGCAGCAGCGCGTGCCAGCGCCGCTTCGCGCGGCGCCAGGGTGATCCTCGACGAGCACAACGTCGAGTCCGATCTCTTCGCCCGCGCCGCCGGGGCCTCGTCCCTGCTCGCGCGGGCCGCCAGGCTCGAGGGGCGCCGCGCTGCAGGCTACGAGGCGCGGGCCCTGCGTGCGGCGACGCGCACCATCGCCATCTCGCCGGAGGACGCGGTGCGCCTCTCCGCGCTGGGGGGCGGGGATCGGGTGATCACCTGCCTCCCCTCGGTGGGCGACCTCGGGCAGCAGCCGCCCACGCCGCCGGCCGCAGGCGAGCGCGTGGTCTTCCTCGGCACGCTCTCCTGGCCGCCGAACGCCGAGGCGGCCCGCTTCCTCGGCGTGGAGATCCTCCCGCGCCTGCGCCATCTCGTGCCCGGCGCCGTGGTGGTGATCGGGGGCAGGGGGCTCGCCCCGGCGCTGGAGCGCGAGCTCCGCGGCGCCGGGGTGGAGCTCGCGGGCTACGTCGCCGACCCCACCCACTTCCTCCGCTCCGGCGCCGTGGCTGCGGTGCCGCTGCGCTCCGGCAGCGGGATCGCGATGAAGCTCCTCGACTCGCTGCGGGCAGGCGTCCCCACCGTCTCCACCACGAGTGGCGCGCGGGGGCTCGCGGTGGCCGACGGCAAGGAGCTCCTCCTCGCCGACGACGCCGACGGCTTCGCCGCAGCGATCGCGCGCCTCCTGCGCGATGAGGCCCTGCGGGCACGCCTCGTCGCCGGCGCCCACGACTACCTCCTGCGCCACCACAGCAGGCAGGCGCTCGCCGCCTCGTATGCCGAGGTGATCGAGGGCGCCCTCGATTGGCCCGCCGCGAAGGGCTCTGCTAGAAGCGCGGTCGGGCCATGA
- a CDS encoding glycosyltransferase family 2 protein, whose translation MKISVVIPCYNAAPWIGAALRSAAAQTLAPHEILVVDDGSTDGSLEAITASGVEVRLLRTARRGGAGARNEGIRAATGDWIAFLDADDVWYADHLERARALLRDEVAYLAHYDHLGLDGSFAQQEPFWPIEQPTNGLDERDFLRLFLGNQFFPSGALVVRRDHLLDIGLFDESQVRRHDLELWLRIVAGRRWCFDPVAAYGYRVDTPGSLSKNLASRERWFLLALLKNRDALRGPEMERLIRLGARRAMSHAHLHGDASDRREAAALAMEHLAPRDLAVFRAAALCPPLFAFLNRTRQRFGGPMAPP comes from the coding sequence ATGAAGATCTCCGTCGTCATCCCCTGCTACAACGCCGCGCCCTGGATCGGCGCCGCCCTGCGCAGCGCCGCGGCGCAGACCCTCGCCCCCCACGAGATCCTCGTGGTCGACGACGGATCGACCGACGGCTCCCTGGAGGCGATCACCGCCAGCGGCGTCGAGGTGCGGCTCCTGCGCACCGCGCGGCGCGGCGGGGCGGGCGCCCGCAACGAGGGGATCCGCGCCGCCACCGGCGATTGGATCGCCTTCCTCGACGCCGACGACGTCTGGTACGCCGACCACCTGGAGCGGGCCCGCGCGCTCCTCCGGGACGAGGTGGCCTACCTCGCCCACTACGATCACCTCGGCCTCGATGGCAGCTTCGCGCAGCAGGAACCCTTCTGGCCGATCGAGCAGCCGACCAACGGCCTCGACGAGCGGGACTTCCTCCGGCTCTTCCTCGGCAACCAATTCTTCCCGTCCGGCGCGCTGGTGGTGCGCCGGGACCACCTCCTCGACATCGGCCTCTTCGACGAGAGCCAGGTGCGCCGCCACGATCTCGAGCTCTGGCTGCGCATCGTCGCGGGCAGGCGCTGGTGCTTCGATCCGGTGGCTGCCTACGGCTACCGCGTGGATACGCCCGGGAGCCTCTCCAAGAACCTCGCGAGCCGAGAGCGCTGGTTCCTCCTCGCGCTCCTCAAGAATCGCGACGCGCTGCGCGGACCGGAGATGGAGCGGCTGATCCGCCTCGGGGCCCGGCGCGCGATGAGCCACGCCCATCTCCACGGCGACGCGAGCGATCGCCGGGAGGCCGCCGCCCTCGCCATGGAGCACCTCGCGCCACGGGACCTCGCCGTCTTCCGCGCAGCGGCGCTCTGCCCGCCGCTCTTCGCCTTCCTCAACCGCACCCGCCAACGCTTCGGTGGGCCGATGGCGCCGCCGTGA
- a CDS encoding lipopolysaccharide biosynthesis protein: MSDIKHARWIEVADGDLGQRSVRGGLVTLLAQGGKFVLTLGSTAVLARLLAPEAFGLVAMVAAVTGFVLVIKDLGLSTATVQRTAIRHDQVSALFWINVCVSLLLALVTAAAAPLVAWFYDEPRLAWITAALAASFVFGGLTQQHQALLRRQMRFGPLALVELGSLATGIAVAVAGAWAGWGVWALVAREVATALANAIFVFVACGWRPSLPRRTAGLGELVRFGGNLTGANLVNYLARNLDNVLIGRFVGAGALGVYSRAYNLLMQPLVQINQPLSSVAVPALSRIADDPPRLRRVFLQLLEAVALVTIPAVGFLVAAADDVVLLVLGPGWEEAGRIFAVLGLVGLVQPVSNATSWLLVAQGRGAELLKVGAVNGSLSILSFVAGLRWGAFGVAASYAISGLLVRTPILFWYTGRVGPVRGGELAGVLFAPGLAALAAMAAVHGTRAALPLEPLPAVLACGAAAALAALATMALLPGGRRGLGHLRTLAGTLRGASPRAAGAPSA; the protein is encoded by the coding sequence GTGAGCGACATCAAGCACGCCCGATGGATCGAGGTCGCCGACGGCGACCTCGGGCAGCGTTCGGTCCGCGGCGGCCTCGTCACCCTGCTGGCGCAGGGCGGCAAATTCGTCCTCACCCTGGGCTCCACCGCGGTGCTCGCGCGGCTTCTGGCGCCGGAGGCCTTCGGCCTCGTGGCGATGGTCGCCGCAGTCACCGGCTTCGTGCTGGTGATCAAGGACCTCGGCCTCTCCACCGCGACGGTGCAGCGCACGGCGATCCGCCACGACCAGGTCAGCGCGCTCTTCTGGATCAACGTCTGCGTCTCGCTCCTCCTCGCCCTCGTCACCGCTGCTGCAGCGCCGCTGGTGGCCTGGTTCTACGATGAGCCCCGCCTCGCGTGGATCACCGCTGCCCTCGCCGCCTCCTTCGTCTTCGGCGGCCTCACCCAGCAGCACCAGGCGCTCCTCCGCCGGCAGATGCGCTTCGGCCCGCTGGCGCTGGTGGAGCTCGGCTCCCTCGCCACGGGGATCGCGGTGGCGGTCGCCGGCGCGTGGGCGGGTTGGGGCGTGTGGGCGCTGGTCGCCCGCGAGGTGGCCACCGCGCTGGCCAACGCGATCTTCGTCTTCGTCGCCTGTGGCTGGCGCCCCTCGCTCCCCCGCCGCACCGCGGGGCTCGGCGAGCTGGTGCGCTTCGGCGGCAACCTCACCGGCGCCAACCTGGTCAACTACCTGGCCCGGAACCTCGACAACGTGCTCATCGGCCGCTTCGTCGGCGCGGGCGCCCTGGGCGTCTACTCCCGGGCCTACAACCTGCTGATGCAGCCGCTCGTGCAGATCAACCAGCCGCTCTCGTCGGTGGCGGTGCCTGCGCTGAGCCGCATCGCCGACGATCCGCCCCGGCTCCGCCGCGTCTTCCTCCAGCTCCTCGAGGCGGTGGCGCTGGTCACCATTCCCGCGGTGGGCTTCCTCGTCGCCGCTGCGGACGACGTGGTGCTGCTCGTGCTCGGGCCAGGCTGGGAGGAGGCGGGGCGGATCTTCGCGGTGCTGGGGCTGGTCGGGCTGGTGCAGCCGGTGAGCAACGCCACCTCGTGGCTCCTCGTGGCGCAGGGGCGCGGCGCCGAGCTGCTCAAGGTCGGCGCGGTGAACGGCTCGCTCTCGATCCTCTCCTTCGTGGCGGGGCTGCGATGGGGCGCGTTCGGCGTCGCGGCGAGCTACGCCATCTCCGGCCTGCTGGTGCGCACGCCGATCCTCTTCTGGTACACCGGCCGCGTCGGCCCGGTCCGCGGCGGCGAGCTCGCCGGCGTGCTCTTCGCCCCGGGCCTCGCGGCGCTGGCGGCGATGGCGGCGGTGCACGGCACCCGGGCGGCGCTGCCCCTGGAGCCGCTGCCCGCGGTCCTGGCCTGCGGCGCAGCGGCAGCGCTCGCGGCGCTCGCCACCATGGCGCTGCTGCCCGGCGGCAGGCGTGGCCTCGGGCACCTGCGCACGCTGGCCGGCACGTTGCGCGGGGCCAGCCCCCGCGCCGCAGGAGCGCCCTCGGCATGA